Proteins from one Sabethes cyaneus chromosome 2, idSabCyanKW18_F2, whole genome shotgun sequence genomic window:
- the LOC128736019 gene encoding uncharacterized protein LOC128736019: protein MAQYLAGILEHLVGKTEYHVRNSFDFAEEISKLRIPDGTVMYSLDVVSLYTNIPTDEVYQFVEEKWNDLRNHSTIPWESFKSAMKTVLEASFFQYNNKFFSQVQGVPMGSPLSPVVANIIMEKLEKTTLATLTQKNISIEFYKRYVDDCFLVEKEDEINIVLQEFNKLHDTIQFTVEKETESCLRFLDLTLSRKNNQIGKSWHPKQKDGRYLDFYSESPFAHKVNTVTALFDRALKLTDPAKREERIQVAKDTLRKNNYPDQLINRTLANRVHLLYNTLQNTDREEKTTKYISLPYIPCLSEKVAKVLRKHDVTVSHKPCNKMKDTIFTKLKDKISKMQQTNVVYSIPCGGCSDKVYVGQTSQTLEKRLQQHQSSIRTKSSMTGLTQHAVEQGHVFKFSETAILERESNEAKRLNGETLHVKLREGKTVNLQRDALSFSNAYDGALHKLRKFEQSRRPTPHGTGSVAVKNNSGQQKCCTVL, encoded by the coding sequence ATGGCACAATATCTAGCGGGAATTCTGGAACACCTGGTTGGAAAAACGGAGTACCATGTACGCAACAGTTTTGATTTCGCCGAAGAAATATCTAAACTGCGGATTCCAGACGGTACCGTAATGTACTCTCTAGACGTAGTATCGCTCTACACCAACATCCCAACCGACGAAGTGTACCAATTTGTGGAAGAAAAATGGAATGACTTGCGGAACCACTCAACCATCCCGTGGGAGAGTTTTAAATCAGCAATGAAAACAGTATTGGAAGCATCTTTCTTTCAATAcaacaacaaatttttctcCCAAGTCCAGGGTGTACCTATGGGATCGCCTCTCTCTCCAGTTGTCGCTAACATCATAATGGAGAAGCTCGAAAAAACTACGTTAGCCACATTGACCCAAAAAAACATCTCGATTGAGTTTTACAAGCGCTACGTCGATGATtgttttttagtcgaaaaagaGGACGAAATAAACATCGTTCTCCAAGAATTCAATAAACTACACGACACGATACAATTCACGgtagaaaaagaaacagaatCGTGCTTAAGATTTCTGGATCTAACCCTATCGAGAAAAAACAACCAAATTGGAAAATCTTGGCATCCCAAGCAGAAAGACGGCCGATATCTAGACTTCTACTCGGAGAGCCCCTTTGCGCACAAAGTAAATACAGTCACAGCGCTTTTTGATCGTGCTCTAAAGTTAACTGATCCAGCAAAGAGAGAAGAGAGGATACAAGTGGCTAAAGATACACTACGCAAAAACAACTACCCCGATCAGCTGATAAACCGTACACTAGCAAACAGAGTGCATCTACTCTACAACACGCTTCAAAACACTGACAGGGAAGAGAAAACCACAAAGTACATATCACTCCCATACATCCCATGCTTAAGTGAAAAAGTGGCCAAAGTATTGCGCAAACATGACGTCACAGTGTCGCACAAACCATGCAATAAAATgaaagatactattttcacTAAGCTGAAAGACAAGATCTCCAAAATGCAACAAACTAACGTGGTATATAGCATACCGTGTGGTGGATGTAGTGACAAAGTGTATGTAGGACAAACATCGCAAACACTTGAAAAACGTTTGCAGCAACACCAAAGCTCAATCCGGACTAAATCGTCGATGACTGGACTCACACAGCACGCAGTGGAACAGGGCCATGTCTTCAAGTTCTCTGAAACAGCTATTTTAGAGCGAGAGAGCAACGAAGCCAAACGATTGAACGGTGAAACACtacatgtaaaactgcgcgaGGGGAAAACGGTGAATTTACAGCGGGACGCTCTGAGTTTCTCCAACGCATATGACGGCGCCCTGCACAAACTAAGAAAGTTTGAACAGAGCAGAAGACCAACCCCACACGGCACGGGCAGCGTCGCCGTAAAGAATAACAGCGGGCAACAAAAGTGTTGCACTgttttataa